A region of the Natronolimnobius sp. AArcel1 genome:
GAAGAAGATGACAAGGACGAGAAAGACGAGAAAGACGAGGAAGTAGATGACAAGGACGAGAAGGATGAGAAAGACGAGGAAGTAGATGACAAAGACGAGAAAGATGAGAAAGATGAGAAAGTAGATGACAAGGATGAGAAAGACGAGAAAGATGAGAAAGTAGATGACAAGGACGAGAAAGACGAGAAAGATGAGAAAGTAGATGACAAGGACGAGAAAGACGAGAAAGATGAGAAAGTAGATGACAAGGACGAGAAAGATGAGGATGACAACGATGACGACGCCGACAAGCAGAACAAATACTAATCCAATCATCACTCGAGCGATACACCGGCTGTAGTCTCCATGGCTGAAGCCGAGTGCCACCTCGAGGCCATCTATTCGACGCGTTCGTGCTGGCTTTGCCCAGCGATCTGAAAGAAGTGATTTTTTATCCTCGCCCTGCGTGGCGCGGTATATGCACATCGCGTTCGTCTCGCTCGAAACGGTCCAGCACCGTGATACCGAGACGAACCGCCGGCTGCGAACGATTTGGGAACTGCTTCGCGATGCCGGTCACGACGTTTCCGTCTTCTGTGCGCCGTACTGGGGTGGCGACCACCCACAGTTCGAACAAGACGAGATCACGTATCACGCCATCACCGAGAGCACCGACGCGCGATCCGGCATTGCGTTCCGACTGCCAATTGCACTCACCCGAGCACAGCCAGACGTCGTCCACGTCACTGCCACTCCGCCGGGCCAGGTCGCCCCCGCAGCAGTCGGCGCAACGCTCGCTCGAGCACCGCTGGTCCTCGAGTGGTACGGCGATGGCGGCGTTCAGGAAAATCGCTGGCGGCGCTGGGGGGCTGGCCGCGCTGACCGCATTCACGTTCCCTCGGAACTCGTCGCGACCTGGATCCGCGAGCAGGGACTCAGTGGAGACACAATCGATATCGTCCCGAATCCCATCGATCTCGAGCGCATTCAGTCGGTTGATCCCGGTGACGAGGTCGACGTCGTTTACGCCCGTCGACTCGATGAGGGCGCAAATCTCGAGAGCCTGTTTCTCGGCCTCGCAGAACTACGTCAAAAAGACTGGACCGCGACGGTGATCGGCGACGGCCCCGAACGCGAGGCCTACGAACAGCTCGCGTCTGACCTTCGGATTCGGGATCGTATCACCTTCCGCGGCGAGTGCTCGCGCGAGGAGCGCATCGCAGTCTACCGCGGTGCTCATGTCTTCGCTCAGACAGCCGAACACTGCGTGTTCCCGACTGAGATGTGCTGGGCACTGGCCTCAGGCTGTGTCGGCATCGTCGAGTACCACGTCGACTCGAGTGCCCACGAACTCGTGGAAGGCTGGGATCGGGGCTTTCGAACGACGAGCGAGGCAGAACTCGCGGATGCAATCGTCGAGGCTGGTGACCTCGAGCGACTGGACTATGACGACACCTTTGCTGAGTACGACCGCTCGGAGATTCTGGATCGGTATCTAGTGCAGTATCGAACGTTGCAGGACGAGCAAGGGTTGTTATAACTCGCAAAGAATTGATCCGGTTTCGGCGTGCTCAGAACTCGAACTTTTCGGCTGCCGTCTCCATGTCCTTATCGCCACGTCCAGAGAGATTCACAAGGATCGTTTCGTGTTCTCCATCCTCGGCGAGTTGGATCGCTCGCGCGACGGCGTGGCTCGACTCGAGGGCGGGAATAATTCCTTCTGTTTCGCTCAGTTCGCGGAACGCAGCGAGTGCTTCCTCGTCAGTGATCCCGGTGTACTCACAGCGCCCGACAGCGCGGAACATGGCGTGTTCGGGACCGACGCCGGGATAGTCGAGTCCAGCGGAGACAGAGTGGACGTCGACGTCCTCGTCGATGACGCGGGTTTTCATGCCGTGGATCACATCATCAGTTCCCTTGGCGAGCGGGGCAGCGTGCTTGCTCGAGTCCGCACCTTCGCCGCCGCCCTCTGCGCCGTAGAAAGCAACGTCGTCGTCGCGGAAGGCGTGAAAGAGGCCGATAGCGTTCGAGCCGCCGCCAACGCAGGCGACTGCGGCGTCGGGAAGGCCGCCCGTTCGGGCCTGGAACTGCTCGCGAGCTTCCTCGCCGATGACGGACTGGAAGTCCCGGACCATCCGTGGGAACGGGTCGGGGCCGACGACGCTGCCGACCAGATAGTGCGTCTCCTCGACGTTCTGTGCGAAGTCCTCGAGTGCGGCGTCGACGGCGTCGGCAAGCCCTTCGTTGCCGCGCGTGACCTCGTTGACCTCCGCACCCATGAGTCGCATCCGGAATGCGTTCATTTCTTGGCGCTCGACGTCTTTCCGGCCCATGTAGATCTCGGTCTCGAGGCCGAGCAGTGCGCCGACCATCGCGGTTGCGGTGCCGTGCTGGCCAGCGCCGGTTTCGGCGATCAGTCGCTCGCGGCCGGCGCGTTTGGCGAGTAGTGCCTGCCCGAGTGCGTTGTTGATCTTGTGCGCGCCGCCGTGGAGCAGGTCCTCGCGTTTGAAGTAGATATCCGCGCCGTAGCGGTCGCTCAGGTTGCCCGCGTAGTATAGCGGCGTCTGTCGGCCGGCGAACTCGGCCAACAAATCGCGAAACTCGTCCTGGAAGGCCTCAGTCGTCGCAACCTCATCGTAGGCAGTCGCGAGTTCCTCGAGTGCGTCCTCGAGCGGTTCTGGAACGTAGCGGCCACCGTAGCCCTCGAAATCGCCGTCTCTGTCGGACATACGTCAGTTCTGGTAGCCGACCACCGTAAATGATACTATCGGGCGAACGTGCTCCGACCGGCCAGCGGTCACCCACCGTTCGGTCGACCTGCTGGAACTTGTGTTGTCCGGTAGTCTGAGCAATGCCGGCTTGACGCTTATCTGCTCGAGTGTGGTAGCACTCTGTCATGTCTGCTGTTGCCCATGTGACTCTACAAGAGGCGCTCGCTCGTCCGTCCAGTGGCTGGCTCCGGCGACTCGAGTCCGCAATGGTGATCGCCTGATGCGCATCTCGAGTGTACTCGCGGGCGAGCGATCAACGCCGTACGGCTTGCCGAATTTCGACTCAACGACGGTGTTCGTTCGTGCCACGGCCAGCGCTCTCCGCGGCGAGGAGTTTCCCGGACTGGAGATGATCAACCCGAGACTTACCCCGCTCGCAAAACGAGTGAATCACTTGCCACGGCGCGTTCGGTCGGGCATCTATACGCGAGGTGGCGCGAACGAGGGTATCGATCCCGACGACCTCGGTGATATCGATGTCGAGCGATTTCGTGAGTGGGTCGTCGACCAGTATCCGGAGCGTGGTTATCCCGCCGTCATCGTTGGCTCGAGTAACGGTGCCGCGGTTCACCTTGCGGCCTTGCTCGGCATTCCGTGGCTACCCCAGACCTTTCTCGTGCCGATCAGACGCGAGATGGGACCAGATGCCATCCGCGAGGACATTCAGTGGGGTCGCGAACACGCCCAGCGGTTTCTCGAGGCAAATCCCGACGTCTCACTTCACCAGATGCACGACCCGAATCAGGATCGGCTGATGGTGCGCAAGTTGGGCTACTTCCGCGTGAAATCTCGCACCCTGGGGCCGGCCTACGAGGAGTTTCTCGAGACCGTCCTCGAGCCCGGCGGGACGATCATCTCCCTCGAGTGTGAGTACGACTGGCCGGCAATCAATCTCGGCGAGCGCCATCGCTTCCAACTTGGCGGCTGTGGCGGGCTCTCGCCCGAGGAGTACTACGAGGGCAGCGACGCCGTAGCCAGATTCCTCGAGCGCCACGAGGCCGGGATTCGTCAGTGGGACGTGCCCGAACCGGATAAGCGAGGGCCGGAAGCCGAGTGGGGGTTCGAGCCTGCACTTCGCGAAGACATAGAGCGGTTTGCAGCTGAGCAGGACCACGACGTTCGCCGGCTCTCGTTCGATGATCCGCGGGATTTGAGCCCGTTCGTTGCCAACCTGTACAGAGAGCAGTACGCGGCTCGTGGAGACGCACCCGACCGGCTGTTCGCCCAGTCGTTCGCCTTAGTCGAGCCGTGGTGGACGATGCGAACTGGCTCGGTTCCGTACTGGCTGGCGTTTAACACCAACCCCGACGCCAACCACCTCGAGGACTATCTCTCTGACACAGCACCCTACGACGAAATCCGGACGAACCTATTTGCACACGGTGTCGAATCGGCCGGTTTGGCTTCGATTGATCGGTGGCGAGCCGTTCTCGCAAACGCAACGCAGGAGTACGGATTCGTCGGCGTTGACGAACGCGAGTTCCCCTACGATGTGGAGGTGCAGGTCCGCTATCACGAGGATATATCCGAAACGATTACGCACCGACAGCCGCTTCTGGCACCGCTTCCGTTCGATGAGTTTACCGAGACAATTGGCGAGCGGGCCGAAGAATACGCACTCGAGTGGGAGTAAGCGGTGGTCGCTGTGCGTTTGCACTGTGGTCGTCAGTTTGGGGTGACCTGCTCGTC
Encoded here:
- a CDS encoding glycosyltransferase, whose product is MHIAFVSLETVQHRDTETNRRLRTIWELLRDAGHDVSVFCAPYWGGDHPQFEQDEITYHAITESTDARSGIAFRLPIALTRAQPDVVHVTATPPGQVAPAAVGATLARAPLVLEWYGDGGVQENRWRRWGAGRADRIHVPSELVATWIREQGLSGDTIDIVPNPIDLERIQSVDPGDEVDVVYARRLDEGANLESLFLGLAELRQKDWTATVIGDGPEREAYEQLASDLRIRDRITFRGECSREERIAVYRGAHVFAQTAEHCVFPTEMCWALASGCVGIVEYHVDSSAHELVEGWDRGFRTTSEAELADAIVEAGDLERLDYDDTFAEYDRSEILDRYLVQYRTLQDEQGLL
- the trpB gene encoding tryptophan synthase subunit beta, with the protein product MSDRDGDFEGYGGRYVPEPLEDALEELATAYDEVATTEAFQDEFRDLLAEFAGRQTPLYYAGNLSDRYGADIYFKREDLLHGGAHKINNALGQALLAKRAGRERLIAETGAGQHGTATAMVGALLGLETEIYMGRKDVERQEMNAFRMRLMGAEVNEVTRGNEGLADAVDAALEDFAQNVEETHYLVGSVVGPDPFPRMVRDFQSVIGEEAREQFQARTGGLPDAAVACVGGGSNAIGLFHAFRDDDVAFYGAEGGGEGADSSKHAAPLAKGTDDVIHGMKTRVIDEDVDVHSVSAGLDYPGVGPEHAMFRAVGRCEYTGITDEEALAAFRELSETEGIIPALESSHAVARAIQLAEDGEHETILVNLSGRGDKDMETAAEKFEF